Proteins encoded together in one Chitinophaga sp. LS1 window:
- a CDS encoding histidine phosphatase family protein: protein MRYVVILLFCCMACQQPLPERQQVPLSEDSTFLTGVFYLVRHAQECDSIMLTDSGYAKAGALYRFLKDSGVQRIYITPYASAKETAESLRIYLNIDTVTYQPDSSGEGLLYEITRREDWGKRLLIIGQQKTLVPVIRSLKAKAPVDSVKEADYSSLFIVRKSRDTARCKRIRY, encoded by the coding sequence ATGAGATATGTTGTAATATTATTGTTCTGCTGCATGGCATGCCAGCAGCCGTTACCAGAACGGCAGCAGGTACCCCTGTCAGAAGACAGTACGTTTCTGACTGGTGTTTTTTATCTCGTAAGGCATGCACAGGAATGTGATTCGATAATGCTTACAGACAGTGGCTATGCAAAAGCAGGTGCCCTGTACCGGTTCCTGAAAGACTCCGGTGTACAACGTATTTATATTACTCCATATGCTTCCGCAAAGGAAACGGCAGAATCACTCAGAATTTATTTAAATATAGATACGGTGACTTATCAACCTGATTCTTCAGGGGAGGGATTGTTGTATGAAATTACCCGCAGAGAAGACTGGGGCAAGCGATTGTTGATAATCGGGCAACAAAAAACACTGGTGCCAGTGATTCGTTCATTGAAAGCAAAGGCACCAGTGGATTCGGTAAAAGAAGCAGATTACAGTAGTTTATTTATTGTCCGCAAAAGCAGGGATACGGCCAGATGTAAGCGTATCCGGTATTAG
- the mgtE gene encoding magnesium transporter: MENEALLEKFEQLIKEQGYQELRVYLDDQLITDIAELIHEMPEQAGIIINNLSIGRASAAFRILEFHVQEDVIRELPAAKVAELLNELPADDRTSFLGELHSDVVKELIKLLDPEERKITLSLLGYKETSVGRIMTPDYIAVREEWSVKHVLDYIREYGKDSETIDVIYVVDEKGKLIDDFRIREFLLVATDTMVHTLMDDRFVALHVNDEQEEAIQIFRMENRVALPVVDDEGILLGIVTIDDMLWIANEEHTEDIQKIGGTEALDEPYLDIPLLKLVKKRIGWLVILFIGEMLTATAMAFFEGEIAKAVVLALFVPLIISSGGNSGSQASTLIIQAMALGEITLTDWWRVMRREIVSGLLLGGVLGIIGFIRIVFWNSLFHSYGEHSILVGLTVGISLVGVVLWGTLSGSMLPLILKKLGADPATSSAPFVATLVDVTGLLIYFSVAFALMKGTLL, encoded by the coding sequence ATGGAAAATGAAGCTTTACTGGAAAAATTTGAGCAGCTGATCAAAGAGCAAGGCTACCAGGAACTGAGAGTGTACCTGGATGATCAGCTCATTACTGATATAGCAGAACTCATTCATGAAATGCCGGAGCAGGCGGGCATTATTATTAATAATTTGTCCATAGGCCGGGCATCGGCTGCTTTCAGGATATTGGAATTCCATGTCCAGGAAGATGTGATCAGGGAATTGCCTGCTGCCAAAGTAGCGGAACTGCTCAACGAGCTCCCTGCCGATGACCGTACCTCCTTCCTGGGAGAACTGCATAGCGATGTGGTAAAAGAACTGATCAAGCTCCTGGATCCTGAGGAACGCAAGATCACCCTGAGCCTGCTCGGTTACAAAGAAACCAGCGTAGGCCGTATCATGACCCCCGACTACATCGCAGTCAGGGAGGAATGGTCCGTGAAGCATGTGCTGGACTACATCCGCGAATATGGTAAGGATAGTGAAACCATCGACGTAATATATGTAGTGGACGAAAAAGGCAAGCTGATCGATGACTTCAGGATCAGGGAATTCCTGCTGGTAGCCACCGACACCATGGTGCATACCCTCATGGACGACCGCTTTGTAGCCCTGCACGTGAACGATGAACAGGAAGAAGCCATCCAGATCTTCAGGATGGAGAACCGGGTAGCCCTCCCTGTAGTGGATGATGAAGGTATCCTGTTGGGAATCGTGACCATTGACGATATGTTGTGGATTGCGAACGAAGAACATACAGAAGATATCCAGAAGATCGGTGGTACCGAAGCCCTGGACGAACCTTACCTGGACATTCCCCTCCTGAAGCTGGTGAAGAAACGCATAGGCTGGCTCGTCATTCTCTTTATAGGCGAAATGCTCACTGCTACTGCCATGGCCTTTTTCGAAGGTGAAATCGCCAAAGCAGTCGTACTGGCACTATTCGTTCCACTGATCATTTCCAGTGGTGGTAACAGCGGCTCCCAGGCCTCTACCCTTATCATTCAGGCCATGGCCCTGGGTGAAATTACCCTGACTGACTGGTGGAGAGTGATGCGCCGTGAGATCGTTTCCGGCCTGCTGCTGGGTGGGGTACTGGGTATCATTGGTTTTATCAGGATCGTATTCTGGAATTCACTCTTCCATAGCTATGGAGAGCATTCTATACTGGTAGGTCTCACTGTAGGTATATCACTGGTAGGCGTAGTACTATGGGGTACCCTTTCCGGCTCCATGCTGCCCCTCATACTGAAAAAGCTGGGGGCTGACCCTGCTACCTCTTCCGCGCCATTTGTGGCCACACTGGTGGATGTAACAGGGTTGCTGATCTATTTCTCTGTGGCTTTTGCCCTTATGAAAGGAACATTGCTCTAA
- the hutU gene encoding urocanate hydratase has translation MTSLDFIKQYAAHPHYKAPRGPELHARSWQTEAPLRMLLNNLDDEVAENPDELVVYGGIGQAARNKEALQKIIETLLTLDEEHSLLVQSGKPVGIVRTHPQAPRVMLANSNLVPKWATWEHFNELRAKGLMMYGQMTAGSWIYIGTQGILQGTYETFVECGRQHFDGDLKGKLLVTAGIGGMGGAQPLAATMAGAVFLGADVDESRIRKRIGTKYIDRITHSYEEAISWAKEAMAKGEALSIGLVSDAGDMLERLLQDNIIPDILTDQTSAHDPINGYIPNGLTLAAAADLRKKDPAAYKQQSLKSMARHVGFMLELQRKGAITFDYGNNLREFAREGGEPNAFDFPGFTPAYIRPLFCEGKGPFRWVALSGDPQDIYTTDQALMEAFPDNKPLINWLKKAQEKVAFQGLPARICWLGMGEREKAGLIFNELVRSGKVKAPIVIGRDHLDCGSVASPNRETESMKDGSDAVSDWTLLNLMANTGGGATWVSFHHGGGVGMGYSQHAGMVVLADGTDRAAACLQRVLFNDPALGIFRHADAGYEKAQEVAIQFDLYR, from the coding sequence ATGACCAGTTTGGATTTTATTAAGCAATACGCAGCGCATCCCCATTACAAGGCCCCTCGTGGCCCTGAGCTGCACGCCCGCTCCTGGCAAACGGAGGCCCCCCTGCGCATGCTCCTGAACAACCTCGATGATGAAGTGGCGGAGAACCCTGATGAACTGGTTGTTTACGGTGGTATAGGTCAGGCTGCCCGCAATAAGGAAGCATTGCAAAAGATCATCGAAACCCTGCTTACACTGGATGAAGAACATTCACTGTTAGTACAGTCAGGTAAACCGGTAGGTATCGTGCGTACACATCCGCAGGCACCAAGAGTGATGCTGGCGAATAGTAACCTTGTGCCGAAATGGGCTACCTGGGAGCATTTCAACGAACTGCGTGCAAAAGGACTGATGATGTACGGACAGATGACGGCTGGTAGCTGGATCTACATAGGTACACAGGGTATTCTGCAGGGTACCTACGAAACCTTTGTGGAATGCGGCCGTCAGCACTTTGATGGCGACCTGAAAGGGAAACTGCTGGTTACTGCCGGCATCGGTGGTATGGGTGGTGCACAGCCACTGGCCGCTACTATGGCGGGTGCTGTGTTCCTAGGTGCAGATGTGGATGAGAGCAGGATCAGAAAACGTATTGGTACTAAATACATCGATCGTATCACGCATTCTTATGAAGAAGCCATTAGCTGGGCCAAAGAAGCGATGGCAAAAGGAGAAGCCCTGTCTATCGGACTGGTGAGTGATGCTGGTGATATGCTGGAAAGATTATTGCAGGATAATATTATACCTGATATATTAACAGATCAGACTTCTGCACATGATCCTATCAATGGTTATATACCAAACGGTTTGACACTGGCAGCAGCCGCTGACCTGCGTAAAAAAGATCCTGCTGCTTACAAACAACAATCGTTGAAAAGTATGGCAAGACACGTAGGTTTTATGCTGGAATTACAACGCAAAGGTGCCATCACTTTTGACTATGGTAATAACCTGCGTGAGTTTGCAAGAGAAGGCGGAGAGCCGAATGCATTTGATTTTCCGGGGTTCACACCTGCCTATATCAGGCCACTGTTCTGCGAAGGGAAAGGTCCTTTCAGATGGGTAGCATTATCAGGTGATCCACAGGATATTTATACAACCGATCAGGCCTTGATGGAAGCATTTCCTGACAACAAGCCTTTGATCAACTGGTTGAAAAAAGCACAGGAGAAAGTTGCCTTCCAGGGATTGCCTGCCAGAATATGCTGGCTGGGAATGGGAGAGCGTGAAAAAGCGGGCCTGATCTTCAATGAACTGGTGCGCAGTGGTAAAGTGAAAGCACCTATTGTGATAGGAAGAGATCATTTGGATTGTGGTTCTGTGGCTTCTCCCAACAGGGAAACAGAATCTATGAAAGATGGTTCAGATGCGGTATCTGACTGGACATTGCTGAACCTTATGGCCAATACAGGTGGTGGTGCTACCTGGGTATCCTTCCATCATGGTGGAGGAGTGGGCATGGGTTATTCACAACATGCAGGCATGGTGGTACTGGCAGATGGCACTGACAGGGCCGCAGCTTGTTTGCAAAGGGTATTATTCAATGATCCTGCATTAGGCATTTTCAGACATGCAGATGCAGGATATGAAAAAGCACAGGAAGTAGCCATTCAATTTGATTTGTACAGATGA
- a CDS encoding SET domain-containing protein: MIKPYLYVDKTKGKGRGVFTKDKIPAGTRIETSPVLVLSYDDTEIVDKTKLHNYIFLWGVRETRSCIALGFCSIYNHSYDPNCIYEMDFDEETMSIITRREIKKGEELQINYNGDPSDSSAVWFDVRKK; encoded by the coding sequence ATGATTAAACCATATTTATACGTCGATAAGACAAAAGGCAAAGGTCGTGGAGTGTTTACAAAAGATAAAATACCTGCGGGAACCAGAATAGAAACCTCGCCTGTACTCGTTTTATCTTATGATGACACTGAAATCGTGGATAAGACCAAGTTGCATAATTACATTTTTCTATGGGGTGTGCGTGAAACCCGTTCTTGTATAGCACTGGGTTTTTGCTCCATCTATAATCACTCCTACGACCCCAATTGTATATACGAAATGGATTTTGATGAAGAAACCATGAGTATCATCACCCGTAGAGAGATTAAGAAAGGAGAAGAATTGCAGATCAACTATAATGGGGATCCATCTGACTCATCAGCCGTTTGGTTCGATGTCAGGAAAAAATAA
- the hutG gene encoding formimidoylglutamase — protein MKAYYQQPVAWTGRIDGTDEEVSRWHQQVKCVDLSEPLPPGNGVVLLGFAVDEGVRRNKGRVGAAAGPATLRQAMGSFPVHFDGLLMDGGNIICPDEDLEAAQQALSGAVQLIKRAGHTPVLLGGGHEITYGHAHGLYQSLPGEQLGLINFDAHFDLRTEGVSSGTGFWQLSQQHSPFQYLALGIQQLSNTQQLFRIAGELDVQYIEADAFHFQDRTLLKVVVEEFIKKADKLYLTIDLDVFAAAYAPGVSATAFNGIRPDGLFLECFRTILHSGQLAGMDIAELNPSFDVDQRTAKLGAALIFEAVTYLLSNK, from the coding sequence ATGAAAGCGTATTATCAACAACCGGTAGCATGGACCGGCAGAATAGATGGCACAGATGAAGAAGTAAGCCGCTGGCATCAGCAGGTGAAATGTGTAGACTTATCGGAACCTTTGCCTCCCGGCAATGGTGTAGTGCTGCTGGGGTTTGCTGTAGATGAAGGTGTGCGGAGAAACAAAGGACGGGTAGGTGCTGCTGCAGGTCCGGCTACGTTGCGGCAGGCGATGGGTAGTTTTCCTGTACACTTTGATGGTTTGCTGATGGATGGAGGAAACATTATCTGTCCTGACGAGGATCTGGAAGCGGCACAACAAGCATTGAGTGGCGCGGTGCAATTAATAAAACGTGCGGGACATACTCCTGTACTATTAGGAGGTGGGCATGAGATCACTTACGGTCATGCACATGGGTTGTACCAATCCTTGCCCGGTGAGCAATTAGGGTTGATTAACTTCGATGCACATTTTGACCTGCGTACGGAAGGTGTTAGTTCCGGAACAGGTTTCTGGCAATTATCACAGCAGCATTCACCGTTTCAATATCTCGCTTTAGGTATTCAGCAATTAAGCAATACACAACAGTTATTCAGAATAGCAGGAGAACTGGATGTACAATATATAGAGGCTGATGCATTTCACTTTCAGGATCGTACATTGTTGAAAGTAGTGGTAGAGGAGTTTATCAAAAAGGCAGACAAATTATACCTGACTATCGATCTGGATGTATTCGCCGCAGCATATGCACCGGGGGTAAGTGCAACTGCATTTAATGGCATTCGCCCGGATGGTTTGTTTTTAGAATGTTTTCGTACAATCCTTCACAGTGGCCAACTAGCGGGCATGGATATAGCAGAATTGAATCCTTCTTTCGACGTTGATCAGCGTACGGCGAAACTGGGCGCTGCATTAATTTTTGAAGCAGTCACTTATTTATTAAGTAATAAATAA
- a CDS encoding metallophosphoesterase family protein: MKKIGLMSDTHSYLHPQVFKYFEKVDEIWHGGDIGTTSLADELDAFKPFRAVFGNIDGKDIRVRYPENLFFEVEGVKVFMTHIGGYPGRYAPGVKELLLRNAPKLFICGHSHILKVMPDPALQLLHMNPGACGQQGWHKVKTLLRFDVNDGNISNLEVIELPK; the protein is encoded by the coding sequence ATGAAGAAGATAGGATTAATGTCAGACACGCATAGCTACCTCCATCCACAGGTTTTCAAATACTTTGAAAAGGTGGATGAGATCTGGCATGGAGGTGATATTGGTACCACATCCCTCGCGGATGAACTGGATGCTTTCAAACCTTTCAGGGCCGTTTTCGGCAATATCGATGGCAAGGACATCCGGGTGCGTTATCCCGAAAATCTATTCTTTGAAGTAGAAGGCGTAAAAGTATTTATGACACATATTGGCGGTTATCCGGGAAGATATGCACCGGGCGTCAAAGAGTTATTGTTGAGAAATGCCCCCAAACTGTTCATCTGCGGTCATTCGCATATCCTGAAAGTGATGCCGGACCCGGCTTTGCAACTATTACACATGAACCCGGGTGCATGTGGCCAGCAAGGCTGGCATAAGGTAAAAACATTATTGCGGTTCGATGTAAACGACGGAAATATCAGCAATCTGGAAGTCATAGAGTTGCCAAAATAA
- the hutH gene encoding histidine ammonia-lyase: MIHQFKYGVDQLTPGKALAIADGQVKGVLVPEVADRIATSYGHVQTIVSQHSTVYGINTGFGPLCDTRINEQDTRTLQYNILQSHSVGVGNPIPITVARVMLITKVHALAQGYSGVAPATLERIIWMIDAHITPVVPEKGSVGASGDLAPLSHLFLPLIGLGEVYYKGQRQPAAAVLQAEGLTPVALGPKEGLALINGTQFILAFAVTALQRLHNALETADIVGALSLEGLMGTARPFDPRIHAIRPFPGNQLVAHRLKTMLENSGIMAAHVDCGRVQDPYSLRCMPQVHGASRTAWLHLLDLVTIELNAVTDNPIIFSADDTISGGNFHGQPLALPLDYATVAAAELGNISDRRCYMMIEGRYGLPKLLIEDAGLNSGFMIPQYTTAALVTENKTLCFPASADSVPTSLGQEDHVSMGSISGRKLHQVINNLEYILAIELLYAAQAVNFRRPLTSGPVLEAVHAFVRETVPFATKDRIFAYDIQQLHTIVRQQSIVRVANETALANHLSLNGIYHDQFGFY; the protein is encoded by the coding sequence ATGATACACCAATTCAAATACGGGGTAGATCAGCTCACTCCCGGTAAAGCCCTTGCCATTGCCGATGGGCAGGTAAAAGGGGTACTGGTGCCGGAAGTGGCTGATCGTATCGCTACCAGTTATGGTCACGTACAGACCATCGTCTCGCAACATAGCACGGTATATGGTATCAATACCGGTTTTGGCCCTCTGTGCGATACCCGCATCAATGAACAAGATACCCGGACCTTACAATATAATATACTGCAAAGCCATAGTGTGGGCGTAGGAAATCCAATCCCCATTACGGTAGCCAGAGTCATGCTCATTACCAAAGTGCATGCCCTGGCACAGGGATACTCAGGTGTAGCACCAGCTACCCTGGAGCGCATCATCTGGATGATCGATGCGCATATCACCCCAGTTGTACCTGAGAAGGGTTCAGTGGGTGCATCCGGCGACCTTGCGCCATTGTCACACCTCTTCCTGCCATTGATCGGATTGGGTGAAGTATATTATAAAGGTCAGCGCCAACCTGCGGCAGCTGTGTTACAGGCAGAAGGTCTGACCCCTGTGGCACTGGGCCCTAAAGAGGGATTAGCCCTCATCAACGGAACGCAATTTATTCTTGCCTTTGCGGTGACAGCATTACAACGACTACACAATGCTTTGGAAACCGCGGATATTGTAGGAGCATTATCACTGGAAGGCCTGATGGGTACTGCACGTCCTTTTGACCCCAGGATTCATGCCATCAGGCCATTTCCAGGCAATCAGCTGGTAGCACACCGCCTGAAGACGATGCTCGAAAACTCCGGCATCATGGCGGCACATGTGGATTGTGGCAGGGTACAGGATCCTTATTCCCTGCGCTGTATGCCACAGGTACATGGTGCTTCGCGCACTGCCTGGTTACATTTGCTCGACCTGGTAACGATTGAACTGAATGCCGTAACAGATAATCCTATCATCTTTAGTGCAGACGATACGATCAGTGGTGGTAACTTCCATGGTCAGCCACTGGCATTGCCACTGGATTACGCGACTGTGGCGGCGGCAGAACTGGGCAACATTTCAGATCGCCGTTGCTATATGATGATAGAAGGCAGGTATGGATTGCCAAAATTATTGATTGAAGATGCCGGGTTGAACTCCGGTTTTATGATACCACAGTATACCACGGCAGCGTTGGTCACTGAGAACAAAACGCTGTGTTTCCCTGCCAGCGCAGATAGCGTGCCTACTTCGTTAGGACAGGAAGACCATGTATCCATGGGCTCTATCAGTGGTCGCAAACTCCACCAGGTAATAAATAATCTCGAATATATACTCGCTATAGAATTGTTGTATGCCGCTCAGGCAGTGAATTTCAGACGTCCGCTCACATCAGGTCCGGTATTGGAAGCCGTACATGCCTTTGTAAGAGAGACGGTACCTTTCGCTACCAAAGACCGCATTTTCGCTTACGACATACAACAGTTACATACAATCGTACGCCAGCAATCCATCGTCAGGGTAGCCAATGAAACAGCCCTGGCCAATCATTTATCACTCAACGGTATTTATCATGACCAGTTTGGATTTTATTAA
- the hutI gene encoding imidazolonepropionase: MKLIGPFSQIIPLTGLPLKGALPDAQLTVIEDGGVVTHEGKIVAVGDYNELRNQYSHALPVLIYGPAVLLPGFIDCHTHICFDGNRSRDYAMRIAGKTYLEIARAGGGIWDSVMKTRAASIETLRTNTAERANRHLQEGVTTIEVKSGYGLSINEEIRMLQAIRQAGELTKATLVPTCLAAHMMPKDYTGADYLEEVVAQLLPAIHCKRVDIFIEETAFSAAEALPYLLKAKELGFALTVHADQFSSGGSAIAIAAGALSADHLEASNENDITRLANADIVSVVLPGASLGLGMHYAPARKLLDAGACVAIASDWNPGSAPMGDLLLQAAVMSAAEKLSTAEVLAGLTVRAAKALDINNIGQLAEGFAADMQVYSTNDYRDLLYYQGKMKPSQVWKGGEKI; encoded by the coding sequence ATGAAACTTATAGGACCATTTTCACAGATCATACCCCTCACAGGGTTGCCTTTGAAGGGAGCATTGCCCGATGCACAGCTCACTGTCATTGAAGATGGCGGTGTGGTCACGCACGAAGGAAAGATTGTAGCAGTCGGTGATTACAATGAACTACGTAATCAGTATTCCCATGCACTGCCAGTGTTGATATATGGTCCTGCGGTATTACTGCCGGGCTTTATTGATTGCCACACGCATATCTGTTTTGATGGTAACCGAAGCCGTGATTATGCCATGCGCATAGCGGGGAAGACGTATCTCGAAATTGCACGTGCAGGTGGTGGTATATGGGATTCTGTGATGAAGACGCGTGCGGCATCTATTGAGACATTGAGAACAAATACAGCTGAAAGAGCGAACAGGCATTTGCAGGAAGGGGTGACTACGATTGAAGTGAAGAGTGGATATGGTCTGTCAATAAATGAAGAGATCAGGATGTTGCAGGCGATCAGACAGGCTGGCGAGCTTACGAAAGCTACGCTGGTGCCTACTTGTCTGGCAGCGCATATGATGCCGAAAGATTACACGGGTGCTGATTATCTGGAAGAAGTAGTCGCGCAATTACTACCAGCTATTCATTGTAAAAGAGTAGACATCTTCATAGAAGAAACTGCCTTTAGTGCAGCAGAAGCATTGCCTTATTTACTAAAAGCAAAAGAACTGGGCTTTGCATTAACTGTACATGCAGATCAGTTTAGTAGTGGCGGTTCTGCCATAGCGATAGCAGCAGGCGCCTTGTCAGCAGATCACCTGGAAGCCAGTAATGAAAATGATATCACACGGTTGGCCAATGCAGATATCGTATCTGTCGTGCTACCCGGTGCTTCTTTAGGCTTAGGCATGCACTATGCACCTGCGCGTAAGCTATTGGATGCGGGTGCCTGTGTAGCCATTGCGAGTGACTGGAATCCGGGTTCTGCACCGATGGGAGATCTGCTATTGCAGGCGGCGGTGATGAGTGCAGCAGAAAAATTATCTACGGCAGAAGTATTGGCTGGCCTGACTGTCAGAGCAGCGAAGGCTTTGGATATAAATAATATAGGACAACTGGCCGAAGGCTTTGCGGCAGATATGCAGGTATATTCTACTAATGATTACAGAGACCTTTTGTATTATCAGGGAAAAATGAAACCTTCGCAGGTCTGGAAAGGAGGAGAAAAAATATGA
- a CDS encoding bestrophin family protein has protein sequence MIDYNPKAWFTFIFRIHKADTVRKLFPMFIAIGCYSAVVALLELKLLHLSDVAEWKNIVFVHSVLGFVISLLLVFRTNTAYDRWWEGRRLWGSLVNNSRNLAIKLHAMLPASNTASREFFRVMIPNYAYALKNHLRTRYIPEELDLSQGAPLDDKKHVPNQIAVQIIAHVNDLYRKQQLSGEQLILLKDELQAFTDVCGACERIRNTPIPFSYSVFIKKFIFFYVMTLPFGYVFTVGFLIIPIVVFIFYVLASLELIAEEIEDPFGFDANDLPTDTISANIRKHVAEIL, from the coding sequence ATGATTGATTACAATCCTAAGGCCTGGTTCACTTTTATATTCAGGATTCACAAGGCCGACACTGTACGCAAGTTGTTCCCCATGTTCATAGCCATTGGTTGTTATTCGGCTGTGGTTGCTCTTCTTGAGCTGAAATTACTGCACCTGTCAGACGTAGCTGAATGGAAAAATATAGTTTTTGTGCATAGTGTGCTGGGGTTTGTTATCTCCCTGTTACTGGTATTCCGTACCAATACGGCCTACGACCGCTGGTGGGAAGGCCGCCGGCTTTGGGGTAGCCTGGTAAACAACAGCCGCAATCTGGCTATCAAGCTACATGCGATGTTGCCTGCCAGCAATACTGCTTCGAGAGAGTTTTTCAGGGTCATGATCCCCAATTATGCGTATGCCCTTAAGAATCACCTCCGCACCAGATATATCCCTGAAGAACTGGACCTGAGCCAGGGTGCCCCGCTGGATGATAAAAAACACGTTCCTAACCAGATAGCTGTTCAGATTATTGCACATGTCAATGACCTGTACCGCAAGCAGCAGCTCTCCGGCGAACAGTTGATCCTTCTTAAAGATGAATTACAGGCTTTTACGGATGTATGTGGCGCCTGTGAACGTATCAGGAATACCCCCATCCCCTTTTCCTATAGCGTATTTATCAAGAAGTTCATTTTCTTCTATGTAATGACCTTACCCTTTGGATATGTATTTACCGTAGGTTTCCTGATCATACCGATCGTCGTTTTCATTTTCTATGTACTGGCCAGCCTTGAGTTGATCGCAGAGGAAATCGAGGACCCATTTGGTTTTGATGCCAATGACCTGCCGACAGACACTATTTCTGCCAACATTCGTAAGCATGTGGCAGAGATATTGTGA
- a CDS encoding MarR family winged helix-turn-helix transcriptional regulator, whose product MSFYSSLGFLVFGSRLRRLSEYFLSEVNKVYEQAGIPFEASWFPVFYILGKEQPMPLIDIAAQLEVSHSAISQLVTGLKKKGLVRTAPCPDDGRRQLVMLSKKGEEMLQQIQPIWEAITKAMTELADENKMSKQVLEAVTAVENSVEAEPLSIRILKAMK is encoded by the coding sequence ATGAGTTTCTATTCTTCCTTGGGCTTCCTGGTGTTTGGCAGCCGGTTACGGCGATTGAGTGAATACTTCCTGAGCGAGGTAAATAAGGTATATGAGCAGGCTGGAATACCCTTTGAAGCCAGCTGGTTTCCGGTGTTTTACATATTGGGCAAAGAACAGCCCATGCCATTGATTGATATTGCTGCACAGCTGGAAGTAAGTCACTCGGCTATCAGTCAGCTGGTGACAGGTTTGAAAAAGAAAGGGCTGGTCAGGACCGCTCCCTGTCCGGACGATGGGCGCCGGCAACTGGTAATGCTCAGTAAAAAGGGCGAGGAAATGCTGCAACAGATACAGCCAATATGGGAGGCAATTACGAAGGCCATGACCGAACTGGCGGATGAAAACAAAATGAGTAAACAGGTACTGGAAGCAGTAACTGCTGTGGAAAACAGTGTGGAAGCCGAACCCTTATCCATCAGGATCCTGAAAGCAATGAAATAA
- the purU gene encoding formyltetrahydrofolate deformylase: MQTDITGRLLISCPDRPGIVAGVSQFLYASGANILDASQHSTDPKEGLFFMRMSFQLENPSFTKEQLEKDFQAKVAAPRQMEWRIDYTDRRKQMVIMVSRYDHCLMELLWRWRSGELPVDIPLVISNHLELKQFVEDFGIPFHYLPVDAGNKALQEQEAIKLIRRANADFIVLARYMQILSPGFVSVFPGRIINIHHSFLPAFAGANPYRNAYNRGVKLIGATAHYVTDDLDEGPIIDQDVARVSHKHEVTDLIMLGRDIERQVLTRAVIAHIDDRVIIHGNKTIVF, translated from the coding sequence ATGCAGACTGATATAACCGGCAGGCTATTGATCTCCTGTCCAGACCGCCCTGGTATCGTGGCCGGTGTGTCCCAGTTCCTGTACGCCAGCGGTGCAAATATCCTTGACGCCAGCCAGCACAGTACGGATCCCAAAGAAGGACTCTTCTTTATGCGCATGTCTTTCCAACTGGAAAATCCCTCCTTTACCAAAGAACAACTGGAAAAAGATTTCCAGGCAAAAGTTGCCGCTCCCCGACAAATGGAATGGCGGATTGACTACACCGATCGTCGTAAACAAATGGTGATTATGGTATCCCGCTATGACCATTGCCTCATGGAATTACTATGGCGCTGGCGCAGTGGGGAATTGCCTGTAGATATTCCACTGGTGATCTCTAACCACCTTGAGTTAAAACAATTCGTGGAAGACTTCGGAATTCCTTTCCATTACCTGCCTGTAGATGCAGGCAATAAAGCATTGCAGGAACAGGAAGCGATTAAACTGATCAGAAGGGCGAATGCTGATTTTATCGTGCTTGCACGCTATATGCAGATCCTTTCCCCCGGTTTTGTGAGCGTATTCCCAGGTAGGATCATCAATATTCACCATAGTTTCCTCCCGGCATTTGCAGGAGCAAACCCTTATAGAAACGCTTATAACAGAGGTGTGAAGTTAATAGGCGCTACTGCCCACTATGTAACGGACGACCTGGACGAAGGGCCGATCATTGACCAGGATGTAGCGAGGGTGAGCCATAAACATGAAGTAACGGACCTGATTATGTTAGGTAGAGATATAGAAAGGCAGGTGTTAACAAGAGCAGTGATTGCACATATCGATGACCGGGTAATTATTCATGGAAATAAAACCATTGTATTCTAA